From the Nitrospira sp. genome, the window ACAAAAACCAGACATGTACATATGATGTGCTAGCTACAAGAGGCTACTTATGGCTTGACTGGCAAGTTGCGCACCTTTAGACTCGTCCGGTGTCCAGCGGTTAGGAAGGCTAAGATAGAACGTGAGAAATAGAAGCTAGAAGAATGCAGGATTTGGTTCAACCAACGGGGATCGCAGCGCTCCGTGGCAAGTTACGAGAGACCTGGGTGCATGACCTCGTCGTCCACTATCGAGACATCAGACGCCAGGTCATGCGGCGGTCGGAAGGCGAGGCCATCCTGTTGCACAGATATTCTCAGATCCATGGCAGACCGCCCAATTTGACAAATCCTCAGACCTTTACAGAAAAGCTGTTCTGGCGCATGGTCACCTGGAATCGGGGAGCCATGCCCTCACGGTTCCGACAGTTGGCCGATAAGTATGCGGTGCGAGCCCATGTGGCAAGCAGGGTAGGCGAGGCGTATTTGATCAAGCTCTTATGGCACGGAGACGATCCGCGTGCGATCCCGTTTGATCGGCTGCCGGAGGAGTATGTGATCAAGCCGAGCCACTCAAGCGGACAAGTGATCATTGTCAGAGGCGAGGTGGATCGCGAGGCAATTATTCATCAGGTCTCGGGCTGGCTGCTCAGCGACTATTATTGGGAGGAACGTGAATACCAATACTATGGCATTAAACCCATGATTGTGATTGAGGAATACCTGACCAACGAGGATGGGAGTCCGCCGCTCGACTATAAATTCTCCTGTTTTAACGGAACGCCGG encodes:
- a CDS encoding ATP-grasp fold amidoligase family protein, which translates into the protein MQDLVQPTGIAALRGKLRETWVHDLVVHYRDIRRQVMRRSEGEAILLHRYSQIHGRPPNLTNPQTFTEKLFWRMVTWNRGAMPSRFRQLADKYAVRAHVASRVGEAYLIKLLWHGDDPRAIPFDRLPEEYVIKPSHSSGQVIIVRGEVDREAIIHQVSGWLLSDYYWEEREYQYYGIKPMIVIEEYLTNEDGSPPLDYKFSCFNGTPEQILVRNHTHDINPSFDITWNPLDFSDGVSGARPSVPKPVDLEEMLALAAKLSAEFGFVRVDLYNAKGRVYFGEFTFTPAGGRLKYEPDFWDLKFGEKWDLSLDR